Sequence from the Arcobacter sp. CECT 8986 genome:
TTCTATTGATATATTTTCACTCTCTTTTTTAATTTTTGGATTTACTCTAACTCTCAATCTTCCAGGAGTATGAGCAATAATTGTAAAGTAACCTGCTATATTTATTATATCTTCTGTTTTTATCAAAAATAATCCTTTAATATGATAGTTTTACTAAATAAAATTTAAGCTTACCTTAATATAGATTTAAACTCATTATCAAAAAGGCTATCTTTTTGATAATATGTCATATTAGACAAACTCTATTTCTTCCCTCTTTTTTAGCTTGATATAAAGCCTCATCTACTCTTTTATATACATCTTCAAAACTCTCATCTTTTTTACAAAAAGTAACACCTAAACTAATAGTAATATTAATATGAAGCTCTTCATAATTAAAAGTACTGCTCATAATTTTCTTTCTAATTCTGTTGGCAATATTTTCAATATTATTATCACTTCTATCATCTAGTAAAATAATAAACTCTTCTCCACCAAATCTTCCTAAAATATCATCTTTATGAAGACTTGATTTTATAACTTTTGTTAAATCTTTTAAAATACAATCACCAATATAATGTCCATATGTATCATTTATATTTTTAAAATAATCTATATCAAAAATAATCAAACAAAAATCTTGCATTTGTAACCAATACTTTAAAATTGAAGTAATTGCACTTTTATTATATGCAGTTGTTAACTCATCTGTCATCGCTTTTTGTTCTAGAGTATAAATCTTTTCATTATATTTTGATACATCATTCATACAAATAAGATACTTTTTCATATCTATTTTTCTAACATCAAAGATAAAATATCTATCGCTATTCTCTATTTTTAGTTTTACTGGATTTTCATAGGATTCATATTTTTTAGCAAAATTAATTAAACTTGATTGAATAGAATCATCAATTAAAGCAATATTTGTCAAAAAATGCTCTTTTGTTTTAAATAAATCTATAAACTTTTTATTTGCACTTTCAATATCTTTTCCATCAGTAATTAGAATAATATCTTTTTGTGTATCAAGAACTGATTGTAAAAAATCTCTCTCTTTTTTAAGTTTTTCATGTTGTTTTGTATTTATAGATTTAAGCATTTCATCTATTTTTTTACCTAAAAATGTTAACTCATCATTGTACTTTAACTCTATTTCTAATTGTAAAGTATTTAAATTTGATACATTATTTATATGATTTATAAGTGTAGTTATCCTTTTTGAAAATATTTTATTTATAAAAAGATATATTACAACAATAACTAATATAAAAGTGAAAATAAGTATATAAAAAATAGTACTATTATTATCATTTATCTGAATAAAATAATCTCTATTTATCTTCATACTTATAAAAAAATCACTATTATTTATCTCATCTTTAAATTTTATATGTGTAAATATCTCACTTTCATTTACTCTATTTATATCATATATATAATTTTGTGATTCTATTTTTACTCTTTTTTTATCTTCTAATAATTTATAAGTTGGAATATAAGAGATATAATTATGTGAAATTTTACTTAGACTTGATAAAAAAGAGGAATCAAGTGTTCTTCCTATAAATATATAACCTACTATTTTATTGTCTTTTTTTATCTGTTTTATTGTAAATAAAACTTTTTCATAATCTAAAGTAATAAGATTTACTCTATTTGTTTTATTTATATACATATTAATATTGTTATTTTTTATAAAATCATTTAATTTTGAAGGAGCAGATATAAACTCATCTGAACTTATATCATAAACATTTCCATATAAAAAATTTTTGTTTTTATCAAATAGTATAAAATGTGAATATCTATCTTTTATGAAATCTTTTTTATAAGATTTGATTTTGTTTGAAACAATTAGATTTATTAGTTTATCATTTGTTGAGTACTCATAAGCAATCTCATTTAGAAAATCCACTTTTGTATAAAGTGCATCGAAGAAAATTTTTATACTTTTATTTACTTGAGTATTTTCAAACTCTATTGTCTTTTTATTACTCTTTTCTAAAACAAAAAAAATACAAAAAGAAAGAACCACACAAATTGAGATAAAAAATATTGATATTTTTGTTGATATTTTCATTAATCACTCTTTTAAATTTTTGGAAGTATAATATTATTTTCCTAAATTTATTATTGATAATCATTATTAGTTGTAAATCATTATCAATTTTATAAATATTTGAAAATTATTATCATTATTAAGTAGTTTTAAATTTTAAGTCTATTATAATTTTAATTATTAAACATTTTTAAAGGATTTTAAATGAAATTAAGTGAGCTTAACAAAGGAGATACAGGGATTATATTGTCATTAAACTGCGATAGTTCTTTAAAAAATAGATTTTACTCTTTTGGTATTACAAAAAACACAGAAGTTTATATTGAAGAAGTAACATTAACAAAAAATACTATTGAAGTTAAAATAAATAATACAAAAGTTGCCATAAGATTATCAGAAGCTGCAAAGATTGAGGTAAAAAAATGAAAAATGAAAAGATTATTAAGATTGCATTAGTTGGTCAACCAAATGTTGGTAAGAGTATGCTTATCAACTCTATTTCAAATGCAAGACTTAAAGTAGGTAATTTCTCTGGTGTAACAGTTGCAAAAGAAGAAGTTATCTTTAAATACAAAGATTATAGAATTGAAATAGTTGACTTACCAGGTTCTTACTCTTTAAATGATTATACATTAGAAGAAAGAGTAACTAAAGAATTTTTAGAAAATGAAAATTATGATATTATCTTAAATGTATTAGACTCTACAAACTTAGAAAGAAACTTATATTTAACATCTGAATTATTAGCCTTAGATAAAAAAATGATATTAGCATTAAATATGTCAGATGAAGCAAATAAAGAGAATATTTCTATAAATGCAGAACAATTAAGTAAGATTATTGGAAAACCTTGCGTAAAAACAAGTGCTGCAAATAAGACAGGAATTGATGATTTAATTCATCAAATTGTAAAAAAATATGAAAATGAAAAACTTCCAACAAAACTAATTTTTTCTGATGTAATAGAAGAAGAGATTTCAAATATTGTTAAGATTTTCAAAGAATCAAACTACAAAACAGATTCAACGTATAGAGAAATAGCTATTAAACTTCTAAAAGAAGATAAAAAAACTTATAAATTCTTCCATGATGAACCAATATGGACAAAACTTCAACCAGTTTTAAATGAAGCATTTGAACATATTTCAATTCACTATGATACAAAAGATATGGAAGATATCTTCAATGATGAAAAATTCTCTTTTTCTAAAGGGATTGTAACTGAAATTGTAACTGAGAAAAAAAATAAAAAGAAAACAGTAACTGAAAAAATAGATGCCATACTTATTCATAAGTTTTTTGGTCTTCCAATATTTCTATTTTTAATGTGGGGATTATTCCAATTAACTTTTGATATTGGTAATATTCCAATGGATATGATTGATGCATTTTTTGCAAGTTTAATTGATGGTACAAAAGAACTTCTAGGAGATAATCAAATCTCTTCTATTATTGCAGATGGTGCAATTGCCGGTGTTGGAGCTGTTGTTTTATTTATTCCAAATATTGTGATACTATTTTTTGGAATTGCATTATTAGAAACAACAGGTTATATGAGTAGAGTTGCATTTTTACTTGATGGATTTTTTCATAAGTTTGGACTACATGGAAAATCATTTATTCCTTTAGTTACAGGATTTGGATGCTCAGTTCCTGCATATATGGCAGCAAGAACTTTAAAAAATGAAAGAGATAGACTTCTAACTCTATTTATTATAGGATTTATGTCTTGTGGAGCTAGGTTGCCTATTTATGTACTATTTACAGGTGCTTTTTTTAGTGAAAAAAATGCAGGAAATATTCTATTTTTAATCTATATTGGTGGTGCACTATTAGGATTAATAGCTGCAAAAGTATTAAAAGTAGTTGTATTTAAAAGTGAAGATGAGCCTTTTGTAATGGAGATGCCAAAATATAGATTACCTTCAAGTAAATTAATATGGCATACAGTTTCAAATCAAGCTATGATGTATCTTAAAAAAGCTGGTACATTTATTTTAGCAGCATCACTACTTATTTGGGTAGCAAGTAATTATCCTAAACATCCAGAAGTAGAAGCATCATTTAACCAAAAAATTGAATTAGCACAAACAGATGAAGAAAAAGATGCACTTGCAAATGAGTTATCTTTATATAATCTTGAAAACTCATATTTAGGTTATGTTGGTAAATTTTCTGAACCTTTATTTGCTCCTTTAGGATTTGATTGGAGAATGTCAGTTGCTCTTGAAACAGGACTTGCTGCAAAAGAGATTGTTGTATCAACACTTGGAATTTTATATGGACTTGGAGATGATAATGATGAGAACTCAAAAGGTCTAATAGAAAAAATCAAAAATAATATCTCAATGCCAGCTGGTATTGCATTTATTGTATTTGTAATGATTTATCTTCCTTGTTTAGCAGCAACAATGGTATTTACAAGAGAAGCAGGTGGATGGAAATATTTAGGATATTTATTTGTATTTACAACAGGAACAGCGTGGGTGTTATCATTTATAACATTTAATCTAGTATCAATGTTAGTAGCATAAGTTAAAACTTATGTTACTAATAAATCTTTTATTGGCAATCTTCACATAATCCATAAATAGTCATTATGTGATCACCTAAAATAAAGTTATTATTTTTTGCAACTTCTTTTTGTTGCTCTTCTATTACATCATCATTAAATTCTATAATTTTACTACAAGATGTACAAATCATATGGTCATGGTGTAAAGATATATTTAACTCATATCTTTTAGCTCCATCTCCAACATCTAGCGATTTTACTATGTTTAACTCTTCGAAAAATTTAACTGTTCTATATACTGTTGCAATTCCCATATCTATTTTATATTTTTGTTTTGCAATAGTCACTATATCTTCTGCACTTAAATGCTCATCTGTAAAATATAAAATTTTTAGAATATAATCTTTTTGATTAGAGTTTTTTAGTCCTAATTTTGAAACAGTCTTTTTAAAATTATTTAAAAAAGATTCAAAACTCTCTTTATGTTTTTCCACGACTAAAGTCCTTTTAATGCAATTATTAATAATCCTAAAAGAAAACCGCCTGCATATACTTTCCATAAGAAGCTATGCATTCGTTGATTATGCTTATAAAGAAATCCTTGTTTTGGGCTTAATCTTTTCATAGTAGTCCTATTTTATTTATTTTTAAAATATTACTAAATACAAACTTAATGGTATATTAATGTTGATAATAATTATCGTTTTAATAAATAATTAAGTTTACTTGATATAAGATTTTAAAACTTAAGGAGTGCATATGTTAAATATTAGTTTAGCTTTGGCTGGTCAAGTTGCAAGAAACGCATTAGTTGGTGCAATAGCAACAAAAGTTGTAGATACTTTTATTACAAATAAAGTTAATAATAAAAATGATCAAAAAAAATGGCTAAGAACAACAAAATTAGAAGCATTTTCAAAACTATCTCAAGAGATACTATCAATTGATTTAAATGAATTAAAACCAGATAGTGTTAGAAGTATAAAAGAGTATAGTGCAAAAACAATATTACTTTTGGATGATAGAAAGTTAATGACACAAATTGAAGATTATTTGACAAGTTTAGTTAATCTTGATAAATCATCAGAAGATAGTAGTAAAGATTTGAAGAAAGTTCTTGATAAAAAAGGAATTGATTTAGTTATGAACTTAAACAAAAATTTGAAAAAAATATAATTATTTTATTTCAAATTTTGTTTCATAAACATCTTTTCCATCTTTAACTCTGAAAAGCCAAGTTCCTTTTTTTCTTCCATCTTTATATCTAAAATCATAAATTGACCCATGTTGAGGAGGAATAGTCATTTCTCTACTTCTTGAAAGTTCATTATCTGGGTCAATCCATTCAAATACAACTTTCTTTTGAAAATCAACTCTATCTTGATTATATTTACAAATGATTGAGTTTTCATCTTCTAAAATAACACAATCTACTCTATCTTGTTGTGCTTCTTCTTGAGCAAACAAATTTGTAAATAGCAAAAACATTATAAAAGCAAATTTCTTCATAACTATTCCTTTTCGTTTATTCCCATATATTTTAATAAAATATATTTTATTGGTGCATAAAATGTCGTCATCACTACAACTGCAATTATTAGCTGTACAATTTTTCTAAAACTATTAGTATCTTCAAAAAAGACTAAACTTAAATAGTGACTTATCAATAAAGCAAGAAGTGCAGTAATCACTATTGAGATTATTGAAACTATATTATAACTCATATTTTTCCCAAATTGTTTCTTCATCAAGTGAAGCCCTATTTTTTAGAACTTCAAAAGGTTTGTATAATTCTTTGTAACCCATTGAAAAATGATTTTTTATCCAATATCCTAAATATATATGTGGAATTTCTAACTCTTTTGCTATTTTTATTTGAGCAAGTATAGAAAATTTTCCCAAAGATAAATCTGCATATTCATGGTCATAAAAACAATAAATTGCTGATATTGACTTTGGTAAAATATCTACTAAAGCAACTGCAACTAATTTTTCATCTTTAAAATATAAAAACTCTTTTGTAAATTTATCTTTTCCTTGAACATATGAACGAACATAATCATCAGGAGTAATTGGCTGATAAGGCCAATCTTTCTTTTGATTCATAAATCTATGGTATTTATCATATAAATCTAAATGCTCTTTTGTAATAGTTGGTGTTTGTATATATAACTTAGTATCTTTATTTTTACTAATTACTCTTTTTTCTGATTTAGAAAATTTATAATTTTTTGCATCTATTCTCATACTTATACATTTTGTACAACTTTTACATTCAGGTACAAAATGCATTTTTCCAAATCTTCTCCAACCATGTTCTAACATATTTTGATAATCTTCTACTGTACAATGATTTATATATCTATATCTCATATCAGATATTTCATCATCAAAATAAGAACATTCCCTATTCTCTTCTACAAACTCCAAGTCTTCATTTAATATATGCATACTTACTCGTTGATTTTCTCTTTTATTTCTTTTGCTATTTTAGTTATGTTACTAATTTTTTCATTATAAGATAAAGAGTCATCAATAATATGTTTTACAAATGCGCTCCCTACAATTACTCCATCTACACCAACAGCTTTCTCTTTACAAGTTTTTTCATCAACTCCAAAACCAATATATAAAGGTGTATTTGAATATTTTTTAACTGTTTTTATTATTTGAGTTAAATCTTCATTTTTACCACTTCCTGTTATTCCTGCATAAGCAACCATATAAATAAATTTTTCTGCATCTTTTACAATTTTTGCAATTCTGTCTTCTGTATGAGTTGGAGCAACAAATGTAATAATAGATTGTTCATATTTTTTTGCTAAATCTTTATATGCCAATGCCTCTTCATAAGGTAAATCAGGAATAATTTCACCTTGAATATTAAAATCTTTTGCTTTTTTAAAAAACTCTTCCATTCCATAGTGAAAAAATGGATTTAAATATCCCATCCATAAAGTATCCATTTGTGGTGCTATTTTTGATGAAACATCAAATAAATCTTCTAATGAGAAATTATTTTCTAATGCTAACAAATTTGCTTTTTCTATTACTGGCCCATCTGCAACTGGATCTGAAAAAGGAATACCTAATTCTAAAGTATCAACGCCAGCTTCTTTCATACTCAATGCTAAATCTACTGTAAAGCTATTTTCAGGATAACTAGCTGTGATATAACCTACAAGTTTTTTCAAAATAAAATCCTATATTTAACTAATTTGGCTATAATATTAACATAAACTAACAAGATAACAGATTAATACAGTACAAATTGTAAATTATTTTAAGGAAGAAATTTTATGAGTATAATTAAAAATGATTTTGAAAAAATGACTATAACAAAAATCAAAAAAGCAAAAAATAATAAAAAACTTACAATGATTACTGCATACGATGCACTATTTTCTAACCTTTTTAAAGATATAGCTGATTTTATATTAGTTGGAGATAGTTTAAATATGAGTTTTGCAGGACAAAATGATACTTTATCTGCAACATTAGAGCAAATGATTTATCATACAAATGCAGTATGTAAAGGTGCACCAGAGGCATTTGTAATTACAGATATGCCATTTGGAACTTATAATAATGAAAAAGAAGCTTTAGAAAATGCCATTAAAGTATATCAACAAACAAACGCAGCTGCTGTAAAAATTGAAGGTGGAGAAGATAGAGCACATATTGTAAATCATCTTACATCTAACTCAATTGCAGTTGTTGGACATATAGGTTTAATGCCTCAATATGTTAGAAGTGAAGGTGGATATAAAGTTAGAGGTAAAACTAAAGAGGATGAAGAACAACTACTAAAAGATGCAATTGCAATAGAAAAAGCTGGTGCATTTTGTATTGTTGTTGAGGGTGT
This genomic interval carries:
- a CDS encoding FeoA family protein, with product MKLSELNKGDTGIILSLNCDSSLKNRFYSFGITKNTEVYIEEVTLTKNTIEVKINNTKVAIRLSEAAKIEVKK
- a CDS encoding Fur family transcriptional regulator, which codes for MEKHKESFESFLNNFKKTVSKLGLKNSNQKDYILKILYFTDEHLSAEDIVTIAKQKYKIDMGIATVYRTVKFFEELNIVKSLDVGDGAKRYELNISLHHDHMICTSCSKIIEFNDDVIEEQQKEVAKNNNFILGDHIMTIYGLCEDCQ
- the feoB gene encoding ferrous iron transport protein B, yielding MKNEKIIKIALVGQPNVGKSMLINSISNARLKVGNFSGVTVAKEEVIFKYKDYRIEIVDLPGSYSLNDYTLEERVTKEFLENENYDIILNVLDSTNLERNLYLTSELLALDKKMILALNMSDEANKENISINAEQLSKIIGKPCVKTSAANKTGIDDLIHQIVKKYENEKLPTKLIFSDVIEEEISNIVKIFKESNYKTDSTYREIAIKLLKEDKKTYKFFHDEPIWTKLQPVLNEAFEHISIHYDTKDMEDIFNDEKFSFSKGIVTEIVTEKKNKKKTVTEKIDAILIHKFFGLPIFLFLMWGLFQLTFDIGNIPMDMIDAFFASLIDGTKELLGDNQISSIIADGAIAGVGAVVLFIPNIVILFFGIALLETTGYMSRVAFLLDGFFHKFGLHGKSFIPLVTGFGCSVPAYMAARTLKNERDRLLTLFIIGFMSCGARLPIYVLFTGAFFSEKNAGNILFLIYIGGALLGLIAAKVLKVVVFKSEDEPFVMEMPKYRLPSSKLIWHTVSNQAMMYLKKAGTFILAASLLIWVASNYPKHPEVEASFNQKIELAQTDEEKDALANELSLYNLENSYLGYVGKFSEPLFAPLGFDWRMSVALETGLAAKEIVVSTLGILYGLGDDNDENSKGLIEKIKNNISMPAGIAFIVFVMIYLPCLAATMVFTREAGGWKYLGYLFVFTTGTAWVLSFITFNLVSMLVA
- a CDS encoding sensor domain-containing diguanylate cyclase, which translates into the protein MKISTKISIFFISICVVLSFCIFFVLEKSNKKTIEFENTQVNKSIKIFFDALYTKVDFLNEIAYEYSTNDKLINLIVSNKIKSYKKDFIKDRYSHFILFDKNKNFLYGNVYDISSDEFISAPSKLNDFIKNNNINMYINKTNRVNLITLDYEKVLFTIKQIKKDNKIVGYIFIGRTLDSSFLSSLSKISHNYISYIPTYKLLEDKKRVKIESQNYIYDINRVNESEIFTHIKFKDEINNSDFFISMKINRDYFIQINDNNSTIFYILIFTFILVIVVIYLFINKIFSKRITTLINHINNVSNLNTLQLEIELKYNDELTFLGKKIDEMLKSINTKQHEKLKKERDFLQSVLDTQKDIILITDGKDIESANKKFIDLFKTKEHFLTNIALIDDSIQSSLINFAKKYESYENPVKLKIENSDRYFIFDVRKIDMKKYLICMNDVSKYNEKIYTLEQKAMTDELTTAYNKSAITSILKYWLQMQDFCLIIFDIDYFKNINDTYGHYIGDCILKDLTKVIKSSLHKDDILGRFGGEEFIILLDDRSDNNIENIANRIRKKIMSSTFNYEELHINITISLGVTFCKKDESFEDVYKRVDEALYQAKKEGRNRVCLI
- the panB gene encoding 3-methyl-2-oxobutanoate hydroxymethyltransferase — encoded protein: MSIIKNDFEKMTITKIKKAKNNKKLTMITAYDALFSNLFKDIADFILVGDSLNMSFAGQNDTLSATLEQMIYHTNAVCKGAPEAFVITDMPFGTYNNEKEALENAIKVYQQTNAAAVKIEGGEDRAHIVNHLTSNSIAVVGHIGLMPQYVRSEGGYKVRGKTKEDEEQLLKDAIAIEKAGAFCIVVEGVLSSVAKKITELVNVPVIGIGAGNVTDGQVLVWSDMLGFFDEFKPKFVRRYLDGATLVKQAVNQYRNDVQDTSFPSQEEEY
- the trpA gene encoding tryptophan synthase subunit alpha, producing MKKLVGYITASYPENSFTVDLALSMKEAGVDTLELGIPFSDPVADGPVIEKANLLALENNFSLEDLFDVSSKIAPQMDTLWMGYLNPFFHYGMEEFFKKAKDFNIQGEIIPDLPYEEALAYKDLAKKYEQSIITFVAPTHTEDRIAKIVKDAEKFIYMVAYAGITGSGKNEDLTQIIKTVKKYSNTPLYIGFGVDEKTCKEKAVGVDGVIVGSAFVKHIIDDSLSYNEKISNITKIAKEIKEKINE
- a CDS encoding arginyltransferase; this encodes MHILNEDLEFVEENRECSYFDDEISDMRYRYINHCTVEDYQNMLEHGWRRFGKMHFVPECKSCTKCISMRIDAKNYKFSKSEKRVISKNKDTKLYIQTPTITKEHLDLYDKYHRFMNQKKDWPYQPITPDDYVRSYVQGKDKFTKEFLYFKDEKLVAVALVDILPKSISAIYCFYDHEYADLSLGKFSILAQIKIAKELEIPHIYLGYWIKNHFSMGYKELYKPFEVLKNRASLDEETIWEKYEL